The window TCACTGCATTTAGCAATGCTCTAGAATATTGGCGAGACGCCATTTTCCAGTCCATGCCTGTCAGCATCATTGCCTTAAACTCTTCATAACTGATTCGACCATCCTACAATATCAAATCAATGCAACAAAATGGAAGTTATAATTCACCGACGATGTTATATCGAAGTTGTTggattttaaaggatttttttcctttacctTATCCAAGTCGACATCGTGGATGATGTCTCTGATCACCTGTTCATTGTTGGGACCAAGGTCGTCATGCAACAAGGCTTCTTGCAACTCTTCAAATTCGATGTAACCGCTTTGGTTCTTGTCGAAGTGATGGAAAGCTTGAGAGAGATGCTCGTCGTTGCTCATCCTTTTCAGGTGAACGGCCATTGTCACAAACTCCTCGCAGCTAAGTGTACCATTTCCATCAATGTCCGCCTTTTGGATAAGAAAGCAGAGAACATATTTCGGATTATTAGAAAATGGTTAAAGCCCTTGCAAGAAGTGAGTTAATTTCTAAGTGATTTGAACTTACTGCATCCATCAACATCTGCACATCAGGGTCAGCAACACAATGTCCAATTTTTTGAAGGCCATCTCTCAGCTCCTCGAATGACAAGTGTCCATTTTCGTCAGTGTCCATCATGCGGAATATCTGTACAATTGCATCGGTTTGCTCATTTGGCAAGTTGCCCGCTACCACCTGGAAATGAAGAGACATGAGCCGTTCCCATGAGGGCCTGAATTAAGCCACAGCCACATTGAACACAGGAAAGCAAAAAGAGAGGTTTCAAAGACTTACCCTAAGAACTTTCTTCTTGAACTTGCTCATAAAGGAGAACTGCTTAATCCTTGTTCTCACATTTTCTCCCAGATTAACATTTGGAGCGTGTTCCAAGTTTTGTATCCAAGGATGTTCTTCATTTAACACACACAAAAATTATTAGTGTAGAGAGATTGGTCCTCATCACATgcatgcctttttttttttaaaaaaaaagaaaaaatcaatacCAGTGAATGCATTTGAGGGAAAGAAATGCAGGAGAGGAAAAATTAATGCATTGTATAAAAGGAAACAGCAGGTACAACTCTAGAAAATTAACCTGTCCATTTCAAATGCTGCAATGGGGTTATCGTTTATCAAGTCACATTTAAGAATTGCTACCTTTCGTCTAAGTTGAATGAATAAAGAACAATTCTCTATGTTAGCTGTTGATTGTATGCAGCTTCTCTGCTACATTTGTGTACACAcacaaaaatggaaaatgtaTTCTCAACAGGTAATAGGAGTGATCATTTCTAGTGGAATATATCAATAAAAATACATACCAAAGACCTCCTGAACCGTCATCCGACTGTAAGGATTTGGATCAAGCATGCTCCTCACAAGATCCTTTGCTTCTTCAGAAACCTTAGGCCAAGGATCCCTTTCAAAGTCTATGTCACCTTTTATAATTGCATGTGCAATTCCTTCCTCAGTGTCTGTCCTAGTCATAGCAAAGACCTTCTGTTAGAAGGCTTCAAACACATACTTTTGCACAAAAATCTTCCAAGTGATGATAAAAGTTTTGGAATTTGAGGAACATTGAAACCAAACTGCAAATTAAGTGGGAAAGGAAGTTACCTGCCCAGAAAGGAGGAACGCCACAAAGCAAGATGTACAGGATAACACCTATACTCCATATATCAACTTCCTTGCCATAATTGCGTCTTAGGACCTCTGGAGCCATGTAGTAAGGACTTCCAACAATGTCACTGAAACGCTGACCTGCAATCGATGATAAAGAGAATGCTCAGGCCATGTCTACAACAACTAACTAAGCTTTTTTCTCACCAGGTGAAGTATCATTCGAGAACAGATGGAAGATTTGTATAACTAAAAGCTTACCAGGTTCGTAGAATATGGAGAGGCCAAAATCAATTGCTTTTATTGGTGCAGTTTCACTTTCATCTGCCAACAAGAAATTCTCAGGTTTTAAATCCCTATGTATCACTCCATGTTCATGGCACACCtgcaataaatattaaaaagatttaaaaaactGTCGATGTAGGAAGCAACAAGTTATCATCATCAGTAGagtaaaagaataaagatgaATGTACAttgtaaataaagataaacGCCATGTTTATCCAAGAAAAACACACAATTTGACGGTATTAGTGCTTACATTATGAATCAGCAGGAAAAGATACATAACATcttaatttgatgtttagttaataataatgataataattacCTTGACAATCTCCAAAATGGTCTTGATAGCGGTGGCAGCAGCTCGTTCCGTATAATGACCTTTAGCAACGATCCTATCAAAAAGTTCACCTCCATGGCAAAGCTCCATAACAAGATAAACAGCTTCTTTATCCTCGAAGGCTTCCCTAAAGGTAACAATATTGGGATGCTTAGGCAAATGCCTCATGATCTCAACCTCCCTCCTCACATCTTCCACGTCGATCTCCGACCTCAGCTTTGCCTTGGATATCTTCTTACACGCGTAAGCTTCCCCGGTTACCAGGTCAAAACATTGATGCGTGACCCCAAACTCACCTCTCCCTAACTCTTTTCCCAACTCGTATCGCTCCAAGATGTTGTCCCCCGACGAATCCTTCAAAACCTTACCGTTAGTCACGCGTAGGTTCATCGATTTACGTGCCGCCTCGTGGTCGAAACTCGCATGCAGCTTGCGTTTCGTTTTGGATGTGTTGTAATAAGATTTCTTGGATACTACGCCTACTAGCCTCGACGGTGTCGATATGCAGCTTCCCATGGGATGGCGCCGGCGACGAGGACGAAAACTACGTTTTGGATTGATCGGGGTTGATTTGGTTTGGCGTTTCAAATCATAAACATCCCATGGGAAGAAAGATTGATTCTTGAGGGCGTGGTGGTGGCCAGGGAAATGAGAATGTAAACCCTagcaaaggaaaaagagaatgGCGACTAAATTTGGTTTATTAAAGGAAGTTGGAAGGAGTTTTGAGAAACAACGTTGTTGGTTTGTCCCGCCATTTTCTTAGGACAGTTAAATTCCGTTATCGTTAACGTTAACGCCATTGATTTTGGTTATAAATACCAGCCAATTTTTGGGATCTTTAGAACAAGAGCCACTCAAATCTAgggattctttttttttttttttctcaaatttccttttctatatatatatataaaacttaatttattaaaaggGTAATGAAATAACTCtcataaaaatgaataaacaaatgGGTTGATAAATTAAGATCATCAAGGagtatatatactttaatCTAAAAAATTGCAGATAATCACAATTAATTATCAACATTTGCAATAATCAGCagtaagtatatatatatatatatatatatatatatgtagctGTATATGCAATGGATGGTAacaaatttttcttcattaaaaGTGTAACTTACATTgaacattattcaaattttgggTTAATTCCTACAAAGCATATATATCTGGAAACATTTGGGTTTTCCTTCTTAGAGCTCTGATCTCTGCTGAGGAAGGAAGCTTTCATTCTCTAACATTTGACACATCGAGATCACTTACTAAACccattttgtttgaaatgaGAGGCACTGGGAAGCAGCAGTCTTGTGGCAACCATGAAACTCCTTTGTTGCTCCATTGAGACTCCAACACTACCAGGAACAGATAGATgaaagcaagaagagagattGCAAAAGAGAGATACATCTCTCCTTTGAAAGAAGTAATAGCTGGAACTGATGAAACATTCATTGTTTCTTTGAGAGAGTTGGATGTATCAAAGATGAGATGAGAAGAGAAGAGGGTGTGGTGGAGTTTTTAAATAGGGAAAAGATGGTATGcataaatcaaattcaatgaaTGATTAGTTAAGAGAGAATGTGAGAGGAGCAGAAAAAATCTCCGACAGAGAGGCTTGAAAGGTATGGGTAATGGGGAGGAGGGGGGGACTTGTTTAGTCACTGGGGGGGGCAATGCATTGAATCTATTGATGCAACGTCCAACTTGGTCATGTGGGTGCTGCTTTCTTGCTCTATACTTTTATATCAATGAATGATTCTTTTCCAAGTTCATGCATTGAGGGACCCATCAGGGTGCATGTTCTCTGAACCTATTTTTCGTTAGGATTTCctgtgttttcttttcttttctttttttttaattgtatgaTATTTCTGTGTTTTAGGACTTGGAAAATGACATGTCCATTGTCCAACCGTACATATGAATCCTGGCCAAGAAGCAAAATGCTTACTTGCAAATGGGTTCAACTTGATCCACTTGAGGTCAATTCCAACTGTCTGGTCTCACCTCATGTACGATGAACATGGGCAAACATTGAGCTGAAATCCAGCGCCATCTGTTCAGTGAAAGAAACCTGTGGGCATGATTTTTATGACGAagttttatattcatatattttgtttactttagttttttttattaaaaatcaaaataatttaaattttttatttaaaaaattaatttaatttaattttttaatgatatttaattttataattaaaagaaatgatgttagtattaacataatatattttgatgacGTGATATCTACATGATGATATGGTATATCAGGTGACATCAACGCGATGGTGTAATAGTGTCACATGACACTAATATTATGATTGTAAATTTAGTTACaactttcacaatttacaaatacccattcttttagaattattcaactcttacataatttaccttttatttaaatttattcaaagttttttataaaatgattttatttaaagtcAAATACCACAATCAATTTctgttaaatttaaatttaacttattaatatggatctacaaaaaattttaaatacaaaataaaatggtataaatatttagaattatatttaactctaatttaacttattaatatggatctacaaaaaattaataaatacaaaataaaatggtataaATATTTAGAATTATATTCAACTCTATCAACTATAAATGCAATTTTTAATCtagaaaatttaaacataaaaaatatacttgaaatattaaacaaaataaaaacataaaaataaataaaaaattagaggAGTGAANGttctattataaataataaaattatttaatcttttatattATTCTACTTTAACATAATGCAAGTATTCATCTCAATTTGACTTCcgatattaaatttttttgtaaattttttttaataaaaagagaattacaaactttaatttttagtaaaaagaaataaattaatgtatatattctataatcaaataatcaaataatcaaataaaaattatttatatatattttaacattATAAATCTGTTacacttatttattttattaacaagtatatttattatctatttaaagatttatattttttaaatgtttttttcaatttaatatctccacatctcaattttgttcaatttagtccatgtactatatattttatttaatttaattcatatgacatgacataaaaaatttgttaaaattttttttgatccACTATATAGCACTTGCACGTTAACATTACTATGTCATCATATTAATGTCACGTGATACTGTTACATCATCATGTTGATGCCATGTGACATGCCACATCATGTGAGTGTCACATTAGCAAAATCTATCATGTCAGTACTAATGTCAACATTAACGTCATATTTTTAATAGTAAAATTGAATGTtattaaagagaaaatttaaattgaaacaattcttaaaattaagagattaaattattttaattttgaatacaaagattgaattaaataaaatatataaatacagATACTTGATAGGTATTTTAAACATTCTTATGATTCAAGGAAGATTGCAGCTCTTGGCTTTTGCTTTGAACTGAAAAGGTCAGACTAGGAGGAGAATGACacagatttttcttaataaattaaaatatccagAAGCATAACCCAAAGTAAAAAGTGACAATCATCCGAAGAttagaaaaattgaaacaatataaaatagaaaattattatttttttcttaggtGTCAGGTTGAAATCACAAACTAGCTTATGCCCATAAATCCTATGGAGAGACAAAAATGGAAGACAAGTAACCAACatcactctctctctcacaaACACACCCACCATCCCCTTTTTTGACAGGGACACCAATACTAATCCTCGGATTTAGAAGTTAGATGGAATCAGGAATAGTCTAGGAGAGCAGCCTGTTGACTGCAGTTGGTTATCATCCAGATACAGTGATCTAGGAGGACCAGACTTGATCTAAACCTGAATCATTTGAGTTTTGTTTTCAACCATAGATTAAAGAGTTGCACATTGGAGCTTATTTTGGAAGCCAATCCCAATCCACCAACGCCCCACTCTTCTCCCATTTCATGTTTAATCTAATCATAAAGCCACAATGCCATTGGAGGAGAATGCCAAGTTCTGCATTCCCTTCAAGACAGAAAATGGAAAGAATAGGTAGCTTTTCGATAGTTCCCACTACCCATGTATGCAGCAGCCTCTCTTATGCTTGACTTGATCTTGCACTGGAAAATCAGATCTATCAATAAATCTCAACCAATCCAAGTCATTGGGCATCTCCAAATGCCTACCATAAATCactttgggggggggggggtgtgGGGGGGAGGAATTTTCATTCAAATCATCAAATGCATAAATCATCTAGTATGCAACCAAACTGAGGAACAAGATGTCCCACCACTCACATGTTCTTTCAACTTCCAACACAGTTATGTAGGAAAGGTAGGCTAACTACAATAACTAAAAAATCTTCTTCTACAGTTTCCTCCACAGTCAGGAACCTTCACTCCTGAACAAGTAAATACTCAACCAGGACATAGAAAGACATAATGAGCAACCTCTACTTTGTGGACTAATAACTTATTAACCATTACCAGCTTATCaaagcaaaatatttttaataacagATAAGAATTCAAGCAGATATATTATGTTGCATTTGACTCTGGTCTTATATTCCATAAGAAACAGCTCTCTCATACAAACCCTAGCTTTCTATGAGTAAAACATATGATTTATAATCGTATGAGCATGAGTGCATGCATGTTATGTCTATGTGTATTTTGGGTCTGGGCATCTCTTGTGTGCACAAAACAATTAAGACAATTTCCTATAGTCAAATTGAATTTCCAAATTTTGACAGTGGTGAAAATAGGTGAAGCATTTATGTGAGGAAGACACTCAGATGAGTAAGGCAAACATCATATCCAACCACATAACCACCTGCAGCAGAAAGCTGGGCAGCAAAAGGGCACAGGATCTGCCACATTGTTTCCTCATGGTCTTCCATTCAACCAATTGATAGAGAAGTAAAAGTTTGTTCATGGCAAAAGCAATGTTAAACAAACTGTATGTAGCAATAATACCACTATTTATATTCAAGAAAATACTGGTATAATTTGGCATAGCcatcatatatcatattttctGTAGCTTAAGAAGTACAAGACACAAAATATAATCAAGAATCATGATAAGTAAGCATAAAACAAAATGCTCTAATTTAATGAGCACAAAATGCAAAAAGAATCACTTCCCTTTCGTTTTTGGGGGTATAAAAATTGCTTTTTTAAGTTATACCATGAAGCAACATATGCACATTCACTCAAGTCCAACATGATGAGTCTTTACGAATAAAGCATAGATCCATGTGCAGCCAACTGAAATTAAAGCCATTCTGCATTCAACCATCAATCAATAAAAGTCTTTCCAAGTCCATTCTGATAATTACTCCTTCAGTTTGATCATGAAATTAGATactcaattaataaaatgctAGGTCTCATTAAATACTGGAGTAGTTGTATCAGGTCACAGGGGAAAAGGGAACTCTGTCAACATGGCCTGTGGGACTACCTGAGATGCAGGCATGGCTGCTTGtgaattttaatgaatttcCAAGCAGGTCTGAGAATAGAAACCAAGGGGGGATGAAAGgctaagaaataaaaaaaaaatacaaatcaaattaaaagacAGCTATGGTAACCTTTTTCCTGCCACAGGTATGAAAGACAGTATAGATCGGATCTACGTGATGGCAATTATCATGTTAGTTCTGACAGTTTTGCACCAACATAGTACAAGCTATCACATAAACTCTCCTGTACAATACAATTTCCCCATTCAAGTAAACATAATCAGGAGAGGCAAACTGGAAGTCCAACCCTGTTGACATCAAGACAGAAAAAGCATACATCATTTCCCTTACCCAAGCATTTAACTGTCACAATTCCAGTTCAAACTAGTACCTGCAACATGGACCACAGATGAAAGATATGAGACTACATATCTAGTACAGTCACAGTAGAGCTACAAACCTCACTTACCAATGCACTGCATTCTTGACATAGAATAGGAAGTGAACACAGAGTGGCACAACAAGATGGGATGGTCAAGTTGTCTCCTTTTAGTAGCAATGCAACATCACTAGTGATGATGAAGGCATTTTGTTCATATTGTCAAAGCTGAGGATGGGATTCATAATGGTAGCAGAGGTAAAGCTTGTTGTGGTGACAGTGGTTGATTTGGATGACAAACTGCTCTACATACTTCGGTGGCTGAAAAAGCACCTCTTTTACAAACTGGGTTACCTGTAAATTACATGTGAGCTCTAGCAACACCCATGAGAGGGCAATAAGCATGGTTCTCATATTCCAATAAGAGCCCCaccatcaacatcatcatctTTTAGCCTCACCCAAAAAGCTGGTCAAATGAGAATTTCAAGCTATGCATCCATCCTCCCAGTTAACACATTCTTCACTTTTGTCTTCACCATGCCATTATCTACAATGCATCATGCTCACACGTGAATAATGGCATGGAAAACCTCAAGAACCACCACTGGGCCCTTCAACAAAGCCACAAGccttaaataataactattaCGCAGAAGAGACCAATGGAGGAGAAAGATGAAGAGCTTCTCTAGCGGTTTTATCTATAACATGCAGAAGAAAGGGAGTCATTCATTTTCTATAACAACCTAGCTCTTCCATCTCCTTCACAATTGTCCGTAATGTAACTCTAATCTCTTCTGAATCCTTATGAGATTGATCACCTGCGAGAAACAAATGAACTTTGTCCTTCACTATCACCCAACTACACCCAGGGCTCTTCTTTATTCCTTTTGATTTCTTGTCCATTCTTACTTGGTctccatctttcttctttcccaGGATAGAATATAAATTGGACAAAACAACATAAGGAGTTGCATTATCTGGGTCCAATTTTGTAAGCTGCTGAGCTGCAAGCTTTGCCAGATCAAGACGGAGGTGAGTTCTGCTTGCACCCAGGAGAGCTCCCCAAACTCCAGTATGGGGCTCAGAAGGCattgaataaattaaatcaactGCTTCATCAAACAATCCAGCTCGGCCAAGGAGATCAACCATGCATGCATAGTGATCAGGCGTCGGTTCTATATTATATAAGGATTTCATGGATTTAAAGTATTCCCATCCTACTTTAACAAGTCCAACATGGGTGCAGGCAGACAAAACAGCAAGAAAGGTTATCTGATTTGGCTCCTGGCCTTCACTCTGCATTTtcctaaataatttaagagcTTCTTCACCAAATCCATTTTGAGCAAAGCCAGTAATCATTGAATTAAAAGAAACAATATTTGGTTCTTTAATACTCATAAAGACCTGACAGGCATCAGATACATTTCCACATTTTAAATACATCGAGACAAGTGAATTTTGAATTGACAGATCAAATTCCAGATGCACCTTTATTGCTTGTCCATGGATCTGCTGCCCTTGGGTTAGTATTGCCAAATTGGCTGAAGCACTCAATAAACTGCTCAAAGTAAGAGAATTTGGCTTTACTGATTTCTGAAGCATCTCAGTAAACCAGCAAAAAGCCTCTTCGTACATCTCATTACTCACAAACCCTGAAATTACTGCAGTCCAAGCAACATTGTCTTTTTCAGGCATCATCCTAAATAACTCAACAGATTTTTCAGTTTGTCCTTTGCTAGAAAACCCCATAATCATGGTAGTCCAGGAAACTACATCCCTTTTAGGCATCTTCTCAAAAAGATCATAAGCTTCCTCAACTTCATTCTCTTGAACATATCCCGTGATCAAAGAATTCCAAGAAACCAAATCTTTCTTCCTCATCATATTAAATACCAAATTAGCAGCATAAATACAACCAAATCTACAATACATAGTAATAATAGAATTCCCTAAAAAaacatcaaattcaaatccaaACTGCAAAACCAGCCCATGCATTTGAATTCCTTCTCTATATCTATCAAAATTTCCACAAGCTTCAACCATAATACTCAACGTAGTAGAATTAACCAAAACTCCACTTTCCTTTCTCATACTCGAAAATAAACCAAAACCATCAATtaaatttcccattttcatGTACCCATTGATCATTGTTGTCCAAGTAACCACATTTCTCTCCACCATCTTATCAAACAACTTTCTAGCTTCCGCAAGTCTCCCACTTTTGCAATACCCATCAACCATTAAGCTCCAAGAAACAACATCCCTCTCAACCATGCCTTCGGAAACGCCAACCGCCTCATCTAATCTCCCAACTTTCAAATACCCATTAATCAATACATTTGAACAAACCGGTTCCCGCCATTTTgcaggggtattttcgtaaatTTCCATAGCCTTGTCAAACCTTCCCTTATTAACAAACCCCGTGATCATCGCGGCATAACTCACAGCATTCCGCTCGGACATGTTGCAGAAAAGCTTATAGGCTTCATCTACCATACAACCGTTCTTATTATAAGCCGTAATCATCGCATTATACGAAGAAGTTGTTCTTTCCGGCATTTCATCGAATACTTCACGGGCTTTTGAAATTTTCCCATTATCCGCATACGCTGTCAACATGGCAGTCCAAGACACGGTGCTTTTGAAAGGCATGCGGTAGAAGATTGACTCGGCTGCTTCGATATTACCATTTCTACCATTTTGAGTGATCTGGGTATTGCAGTAAACAAGGAATTTGGAAGCTTTGTTGCGGGTTTTCGCGGAGTCAATGAAGGAGCTGCTCTTTGTTGCTGTGTGGAGTGAAAATGTTGTAGTTTTGAGAGGAAAAAAGAAGCGGTtatagaaaattgaagaagttggttttgtttgcATTTGCATCGTCAAGAAACAGAGTCCATGATTTACCATGATATGATAGGCCTGGCTCTTAAATTTgttcaagcaaggaaaagtTGAAACATGAACACCTCATTTTTATTCCCTCCccacaacaatattttttgaaaattaattatctaTAACTAATATCATACTAAACTaataacattattttatttatttatttatacaaTTAGATTACAATTACTCAAATCTATAAATTCCAATTTTCCATCATTGAAAttgttcatatatataaacaattaacatgcagagaataaaataaatgaattttaacttaattcctgcatttctcctttttgtttttaaaatataaaaaaacacaacggttaaattgattaaattattagtttgtaattcaatttcatgatcGGCAAACAAATGAAATGAGCCAACCTATCAAATTGAGATCAATCCTAAAATGTAATTGAATTATAAACCATTTAATAgtctttttaaattaatttaaaatcctttaaaattatcaattatattcaattaagaTCAATCATAAATCATAATGGAATTATAAATCACTTattaatctttaaaattaatctaaaattattaaaaaccATCAAATGTAAACTGATTTGTgatgattatttaattataatttgtttatatatgtgCAATGGCTTTACTCATTTTTTGCTTTGGTcacaagttttaatttttatttttataattgggaGAAGGAAGATttgaactttattttttaaataaaaaatcatacatcaattaataaatcaaatgttcGAATGTTGGTTTGGCCACAATTTTGGTAACAAAAAGTTTCCAAAAGAAGGAAGGCAGTAAAACTACTAGTTTGCCGTGCAACGACCCAAGCAAGCCAATTTCTACATTAGGAAAAAAAAGCCAATTGAGTGTtttaccaatttttttttatctcttaCTATTGATTTTCACcgtttattatttatttgccATCTAAAAGGCCATTCTACTTCTCATGCAGAGTTTATCTTTGATTTCATGTCGGCTTCTAATAGTTTAAGGGTTTTTCCCCCTCATCCCTCAGTGCGTCAATAACAACAGGTAATccctatttctttttttctagttttttttcactttcctttaatttaattaattaaatatgttaGTACTGTGCACTACATGAAGAAAGCGTAGGCAAATATCTCAGAGAATTGGGCTTTGCTTGATTTGTTAGAGGCAGGGCTTAGCTTAATTCAGCCATTGTCACTTTGGTATGTGCTTGAATGCTCATTGGTTATGTCTATACTTGCATGaactctctttttcttgtaaTAGTAGGAACCATCCCTTGTTGAACTATTCTAGCTTTCCATGATCTCTATATGGTTCTGGTCTTTGCTCTCTTAAatgctttaattttttcatttttcctatTATACATTCCTTGCATTTTTGACTCATTCTACCATACAACTAAAATGACTATTCTATTCAATTCTAAACATCAATGTCAAAGGCTAAATAAAGTCTTTAATCTCCcatatcttttaattttgttaagaTTTCAATGTCAGATGACTATTAGTTGTGAGACTTATAGCTAATTCTTTGTTTGTCATGCTTTAATCTTGTTTAATCTTCTTGGAATTCTTCAATGGTTGCCGGTCACAGCAGGCTTCTTGGGACTTACCTGATTAGTATTATTAATATCTatagtttttgttttattaatagtTACAGTTTTCCTTTCtaaaatatatagtttttgCTCCTGGTTAACCCAATGTAAGAGTGTACCATTATTAATTAATGGAAATTTTGACAGGATGGGACTCAGAGGAAGAGATAATAGCTTTTCTGATATTGCGAAGAGGGTCACTGCTACTTCGCCTTCAATGAATAAGAAGCATGTGGTTGTTCAAAGAGAAGAAGAGCTTCCTAGACCAATATCAGGTTGTTCTCAAACTGTATCCATTGGATCACAAATTCAAAGAATGGGTCCTATCTGTACAGCCAGGAAGAAGGTTGTTTCTCTTTCTCCTCAGTTGTCAATAGAAGAagatgttgattttgtcaaaCAACTTGGTAAGGAAAGATTCTCATCTGCTGCTGATGACTCCATGTGGTTGTCTTCAGGTTGTATATCCCCTTCATCATTTTTCGAAGAGCATGAATCGTCGAGTCCCTTTCATCTTGTAGCTGATGAATGCTTAGTTTCATGGCTCTCAACATTAGCAGATTCATATGTTTCTTTGAGTAAAGGAGCCTCTCTTTCTATCAGCTCTAAGACAAAACCTGAAGAAGATAAATCTCTTGCTCTTGCTAAAGTAGTATCAGGAA is drawn from Theobroma cacao cultivar B97-61/B2 chromosome 4, Criollo_cocoa_genome_V2, whole genome shotgun sequence and contains these coding sequences:
- the LOC18602541 gene encoding calcium-dependent protein kinase 24 → MGSCISTPSRLVGVVSKKSYYNTSKTKRKLHASFDHEAARKSMNLRVTNGKVLKDSSGDNILERYELGKELGRGEFGVTHQCFDLVTGEAYACKKISKAKLRSEIDVEDVRREVEIMRHLPKHPNIVTFREAFEDKEAVYLVMELCHGGELFDRIVAKGHYTERAAATAIKTILEIVKVCHEHGVIHRDLKPENFLLADESETAPIKAIDFGLSIFYEPGQRFSDIVGSPYYMAPEVLRRNYGKEVDIWSIGVILYILLCGVPPFWADTEEGIAHAIIKGDIDFERDPWPKVSEEAKDLVRSMLDPNPYSRMTVQEVFEHPWIQNLEHAPNVNLGENVRTRIKQFSFMSKFKKKVLRVVAGNLPNEQTDAIVQIFRMMDTDENGHLSFEELRDGLQKIGHCVADPDVQMLMDAADIDGNGTLSCEEFVTMAVHLKRMSNDEHLSQAFHHFDKNQSGYIEFEELQEALLHDDLGPNNEQVIRDIIHDVDLDKDGRISYEEFKAMMLTGMDWKMASRQYSRALLNAVSIKILKQSGQLR
- the LOC18602543 gene encoding pentatricopeptide repeat-containing protein At1g53600, mitochondrial produces the protein MVNHGLCFLTMQMQTKPTSSIFYNRFFFPLKTTTFSLHTATKSSSFIDSAKTRNKASKFLVYCNTQITQNGRNGNIEAAESIFYRMPFKSTVSWTAMLTAYADNGKISKAREVFDEMPERTTSSYNAMITAYNKNGCMVDEAYKLFCNMSERNAVSYAAMITGFVNKGRFDKAMEIYENTPAKWREPVCSNVLINGYLKVGRLDEAVGVSEGMVERDVVSWSLMVDGYCKSGRLAEARKLFDKMVERNVVTWTTMINGYMKMGNLIDGFGLFSSMRKESGVLVNSTTLSIMVEACGNFDRYREGIQMHGLVLQFGFEFDVFLGNSIITMYCRFGCIYAANLVFNMMRKKDLVSWNSLITGYVQENEVEEAYDLFEKMPKRDVVSWTTMIMGFSSKGQTEKSVELFRMMPEKDNVAWTAVISGFVSNEMYEEAFCWFTEMLQKSVKPNSLTLSSLLSASANLAILTQGQQIHGQAIKVHLEFDLSIQNSLVSMYLKCGNVSDACQVFMSIKEPNIVSFNSMITGFAQNGFGEEALKLFRKMQSEGQEPNQITFLAVLSACTHVGLVKVGWEYFKSMKSLYNIEPTPDHYACMVDLLGRAGLFDEAVDLIYSMPSEPHTGVWGALLGASRTHLRLDLAKLAAQQLTKLDPDNATPYVVLSNLYSILGKKKDGDQVRMDKKSKGIKKSPGCSWVIVKDKVHLFLAGDQSHKDSEEIRVTLRTIVKEMEELGCYRK